One Pseudochaenichthys georgianus chromosome 4, fPseGeo1.2, whole genome shotgun sequence DNA window includes the following coding sequences:
- the LOC117445794 gene encoding mitochondrial coenzyme A transporter SLC25A42-like, with the protein MAHSVTDHQSPLPVSEATVLALPPSGQALDLSSRWTAVDSLLCGAFAGAVAKTVIAPLDRTKIIFQVSSNRFSAKEAFRFICCSYMKGGLLSLWRGNSATMIRVMPYAAIQFTSHDQYKRLLGGYYGYQGQALPPFTRFLAGSLAGTTAVMFTYPLDMVRARMAVTAREMYSNIMHVFMRISQEEGIRTLYRGFTPTIMGVIPYAGITFYTFETLKKIHAEKTKRPQPHPHERLAFGACAGLIGQSASYPLDVVRRRMQTAGVTGSAYATVLGTMRAIVTQEGVIRGLYKGLSMNWLKGPIAVGISLSTFDITNDLLLKMHQIGFSAH; encoded by the exons ATGGCCCACAGTGTGACCGACCATCAGAGCCCTCTGCCCGTGTCCGAGGCCACCGTGCTGGCTCTGCCCCCCTCCGGCCAAGCACTG GACCTGAGTTCCAGATGGACGGCTGTGGACTCCCTGCTGTGCGGGGCGTTCGCTGGAGCTGTTGCCAAAACAGTCATCGCACCTCTGGATCGGACCAAGATCATTTTCCAAG TGTCCTCCAACAGATTCTCAGCTAAG GAGGCGTTCAGGTTCATCTGCTGCTCCTACATGAAGGGCGGGCTGCTCAGCCTGTGGAGGGGGAACTCTGCCACCATGATCAGGGTCATGCCCTACGCTGCCATCCAGTTCACCTCCCACGACCAGTACAAAAGACTACTGGGGGGCTACTACGGCTACCAGGGCCA AGCTCTGCCTCCTTTCACACGCTTCCTGGCTGGCTCTCTGGCCGGCACCACTGCTGTGATGTTCACCTATCCCTTAGACATGGTGCGAGCCAGGATGGCCGTCACAGCCCGAGAAAT GTACAGCAACATCATGCATGTCTTCATGCGGATCTCCCAAGAGGAGGGTATCAGGACCCTTTACAGAGGCTTCACTCCCACTATCATGGGTGTCATTCCATATGCAGGGATCACATTCTACACCTTCGAAACCCTCAAGAAGATACACGCAG AAAAGACCAAGCGACCGCAGCCACACCCCCATGAGCGCCTGGCTTTCGGTGCCTGCGCAGGCCTCATTGGTCAATCTGCCTCGTACCCACTGGATGTGGTGCGTCGCCGCATGCAGACGGCCGGCGTCACCGGGTCAGCGTACGCCACAGTCCTGGGGACTATGCGTGCGATCGTAACACAGGAGGGAGTCATACGTGGGCTATATAAAGGCCTGAGCATGAACTGGCTTAAAGGGCCCATTGCCGTGGGGATTAGCCTCTCCACATTTGACATCACAAACGACCTCctgctcaaaatgcaccagatagGCTTCTCTGCTCACTGA